One region of Centropristis striata isolate RG_2023a ecotype Rhode Island chromosome 3, C.striata_1.0, whole genome shotgun sequence genomic DNA includes:
- the npepl1 gene encoding probable aminopeptidase NPEPL1 — protein MANVLLEFKASAGDSEPHSRPVLIIGQQSNLQKVTWSQIKGKLQPVVSKEIWQAALSALNPNPTDSCPLYLNQAAVAALPSRVSRHNSQSSAHFVSRLVRSCLPGGNNRCIVMVCEHSDVFASSCAIARAFPIFSRRSTSSRRAEKKQVAVEFLIVGQENSTLDAQELECLANAAHGVRMAARIVDTPCNEMNTDHFLDEIRAVGTELGITPVIIRGEELKQRGFGGIYGVGKAAEHPPALAVLSHTPEGATQTIAWVGKGIVYDTGGLSIKGKTTMPGMKRDCGGAAAILGAYRATIKQGFKDNLHAVFCLAENSVGPTATRPDDIHTLYSGKTVEINNTDAEGRLVLADGVVYASKDLSADIVLDMATLTGAQGISTGKYHAAVMTNSEEWEMACVRAGRSSGDLAHPLVYCPELHFSEFTSAMADMKNSVADRENAQSSCAGLFIASHLGFDWPGVWVHVDIASPVHAGERATGFGVALLMALFGQASDDTMLNQVSPLGAITNMSEDQMERDCKRRRLV, from the exons ATGGCGAACGTGTTGCTGGAGTTTAAGGCTTCTGCCGGTGACTCCGAGCCACACAGCCGCCCTGTGCTGATCATCGGACAGCAGAGCAACCTGCAGAAAGTCACCTGGAGCCAAATCAAAGGGAAACTGCAGCCGGTCGTTAGCAAAGAG ATATGGCAGGCAGCTCTCAGTGCTTTGAACCCAAACCCCACAGACAGCTGCCCTCTGTACCTCAACCAGGCTGCGGTGGCTGCACTACCTTCACGGGTCAGCAGGCACAACAGCCAGTCATCTGCCCACTTTGTGTCCCGTTTGGTCCGTTCCTGCCTGCCTGGAGGGAACAACCGCTGCATTGTG ATGGTGTGTGAGCATTCAGATGTGTTTGCATCCTCCTGTGCCATTGCCAGAGCCTTCCCCATTTTCTCTCGGCGCTCCACATCTTCACGCAGGGCTGAGAAGAAACAAGTTGCTGTGGAGTTTTTGATTGTTGGGCAAGAGAACAGTACTCTAGATGCTCAAGAGCTTGAG TGTCTCGCCAACGCTGCTCATGGAGTGCGGATGGCAGCTCGGATTGTGGATACACCTTGCAATGAGATGAATACAGATCACTTCTTAGAT GAGATCAGGGCTGTGGGAACTGAACTTGGAATAACTCCAGTGATCATTCGTGGAGAGGAGCTGAAACAACGAGGGTTTGGAG GTATTTATGGAGTCGGCAAAGCAGCTGAGCACCCCCCTGCGTTAGCGGTCCTGAGCCACACACCCGAGGGTGCAACCCAAACCATTGCATGGGTGGGCAAGGGCATCGTGTATGATACTGGAGGACTCAGCATCAAGGGAAAG accaCAATGCCGGGGATGAAGAGGGACTGTGGTGGAGCTGCTGCCATTTTGGGAGCTTACAGAGCTACCATTAAACAG GGCTTTAAGGATAACCTCCATGCAGTGTTTTGTCTCGCAGAGAATTCAGTTGGACCCACAGCCACACGACCTGATGATATCCACACTCTCTACTCTGGAAA GACAGTGGAGATCAATAACACTGATGCAGAGGGCAGGCTGGTGCTGGCTGATGGAGTGGTGTATGCCAGTAAAGACCTGTCAGCTGATATTGTTCTGGACATGGCCACACTGACGGGGGCACAG gggATCTCCACTGGGAAGTACCATGCAGCTGTGATGACTAACAGCGAAGAGTGGGAGATGGCGTGTGTGCGTGCTGGCCGCAGCAGCGGAGATCTCGCTCACCCTCTGGTCTACTGCCCCGAGCTGCACTTCAGCGAGTTCACCTCTGCAATGGCTGACATGAAGAATTCTGTGGCA GACCGGGAGAATGCCCAGAGCTCCTGTGCCGGCCTCTTTATTGCATCCCACTTGGGCTTTGATTGGCCTGGTGTGTGGGTCCATGTTGATATCGCCTCTCCTGTCCATGCT GGGGAGCGTGCTACAGGATTTGGTGTTGCTTTGCTGATGGCCCTGTTTGGTCAGGCATCAGATGACACCATGCTGAACCAAGTGTCTCCTCTGGGTGCCATCACCAACATGTCTGAAGACCAGATGGAGCGTGACTGCAAGAGACGAAGACTTGTGTAG